From a single Saccharomyces kudriavzevii IFO 1802 strain IFO1802 genome assembly, chromosome: 15 genomic region:
- the SKDI15G0100 gene encoding M20 family metallopeptidase (similar to Saccharomyces cerevisiae YOL153C): MTEPRHHPLQNGYPSSGQSTPSTYSKYKKFVLPLVGLLALGLAYTSRSADSVPSSVFEVPVSPQCKKAETYRPSFNKSVNLILNDKQFKIDSIKKLSGAIQIPTEINDTNPLPDDDLEYYAEFFKLHKYFEETFPLVHAHLKVEKVNKIGLIYTWEGTDPSLKPILFMAHQDVVPVNREIWDSWEYPPFSGHYDPETDYVWGRGSNDCKNLLLAELEGIEQLLADGYSTKRTVILSLGFDEESSGLMGASTLAPFLLERYGPDSMFSIIDEGAGLLRLDKNLYIAAAVNAEKGYVDAKIAVHGHGGHSSVQPDHTTIGVASELIFLMENHPFEFNFSVDNPVYNVLQCAAEHSSFFPPHVRDAILRSPVDENQRRVLTEFAGSHPDIRDLIRTTRAIDVINGGVKANALPGLTSFIVNHRVGIHSSVNETVENDLYWATVIAKKHGYGLTFQDEVIIPETKLGYISLACEKMLEPAPISPTSGHVWDIFAGTVQNLFQNEILAEQKDAEVYVTGGLFSGNTDTKYYWDLSRNIYRFVAGIFPFDQLRTIHSVNEHISASSHVSAVAFVYEYIVNVNEYGHD, from the coding sequence ATGACAGAGCCTCGCCACCACCCACTCCAAAATGGGTATCCTTCTTCTGGGCAGTCAACACCATCTACCTATTCTAAGTATAAGAAATTTGTCTTGCCACTAGTAGGTTTATTAGCCCTGGGGTTAGCTTATACCAGTCGCTCTGCTGATTCTGTCCCAAGTTCTGTTTTCGAAGTTCCCGTTTCCCCACAATGTAAAAAAGCTGAAACATATCGTCCGTCGTTCAATAAGTCTGTCAACTTGATTCTAAACGATAAGCAATTCAAGATAGACTCGATAAAGAAGCTGTCTGGCGCTATTCAGATTCCTACTGAAATCAACGACACCAACCCGCTTCCAGACGATGATCTAGAGTACTATGCAGAGTTTTTTAAGCTTCACaagtattttgaagaaactttCCCCCTTGTTCATGCTCACCTGAAGGTCGAGAAAGTTAACAAAATAGGGTTGATATATACATGGGAGGGCACTGATCCGAGTTTGAAACCAATACTCTTCATGGCACATCAAGACGTGGTCCCAGTCAATAGAGAAATATGGGATTCTTGGGAGTATCCACCATTTTCGGGTCATTACGACCCAGAGACCGATTACGTTTGGGGTCGCGGGTCCAATGATTGTAAGAATCTACTGCTTGCTGAATTAGAGGGTATAGAACAACTGCTTGCCGATGGTTACTCGACCAAAAGAACTGTTATCTTGTCTCTGGGGTTTGATGAGGAGTCGAGCGGTTTGATGGGAGCTAGTACTTTGGCACCGTTCCTCTTGGAGAGATACGGCCCGGATAGTATGTTTTCCATTATTGACGAAGGAGCTGGGCTCTTACGGCTCGACAAAAATCTATACATTGCGGCAGCCGTGAATGCCGAGAAGGGATATGTTGATGCTAAAATTGCTGTTCATGGCCATGGTGGCCATTCGTCAGTACAGCCGGACCATACTACAATTGGCGTTGCATCAGAACTCATCTTTTTGATGGAAAATCACCCGTTTGAATTCAATTTCTCAGTTGACAACCCTGTCTATAACGTGTTGCAATGTGCCGCTGAACACTCCAGCTTTTTCCCACCCCATGTCAGAGACGCAATTTTAAGGTCGCCTGTTGATGAAAACCAAAGAAGAGTTTTAACAGAGTTTGCTGGGTCTCACCCTGACATCCGTGATTTGATAAGGACAACTAGGGCCATCGATGTTATTAACGGTGGTGTCAAGGCTAACGCATTGCCTGGTTTGACTAGTTTTATTGTTAATCATAGGGTGGGTATTCATTCATCCGTTAACGAGACTGTAGAGAATGATTTGTATTGGGCCACAGTTATTGCCAAAAAGCATGGCTATGGCTTGACTTTCCAGGATGAAGTCATCATTCCGGAGACGAAACTAGGTTATATTTCTTTAGCGTGCGAAAAAATGCTAGAACCTGCTCCAATATCGCCAACTTCGGGACATGTCTGGGATATTTTTGCGGGTACTGTTCAAAACTTGTTTCAAAACGAAATTCTGGCCGAACAAAAAGATGCCGAGGTTTACGTCACGGGTGGCTTGTTTTCTGGAAACACCGATACCAAGTATTACTGGGATTTAAGCAGGAACATTTATAGGTTCGTTGCGGGTATTTTCCCATTCGATCAATTGAGAACAATCCACTCTGTTAATGAACATATTTCAGCTTCTTCGCACGTGTCAGCCGTTGCATTCGTATATGAATATATTGTTAATGTCAATGAATATGGTCACGATTAA
- the GRE2 gene encoding methylglyoxal reductase (NADPH-dependent) GRE2 (similar to Saccharomyces cerevisiae GRE2 (YOL151W)) codes for MSVFISGANGFIAQHIVGLLLEEDYKVIGSARSQEKADGLMGAFGNNPNLSMEIVPDISKLDAFDHVFQKHGDNIRIVIHTASPFCLDISDYERDLLIPALNGVKGILDSIKKYAANTVERVVLTSSFAAVFEIEKESDKSVTFNEESWNPATWENCQIDAINAYCASKKFAEKAAWDFLKENRDSVKFQLTAINPVYVFGPQMFEEDVKKHLNTSCEFVNNLMHLSPEEKIPEMFGGYIDVRDVAKAHLVAFQKNETIGQRLIISEARFTMQDILDVLNKDFPVLKGKIPVGKPGTGATHNALGATLDNTKSKKLLGFKFRNLKETIDDTASQILKFEGRL; via the coding sequence ATGTCTGTCTTCATCTCAGGTGCAAACGGGTTCATTGCCCAACACATTGTCGGTCTTCTGTTAGAAGAGGACTATAAGGTCATTGGTTCCGCTAGAAGCCAAGAGAAGGCTGATGGCTTAATGGGGGCCTTCGGAAATAATCCAAATCTTTCCATGGAAATTGTTCCGGACATTTCTAAACTAGATGCATTCGATCacgtttttcaaaagcacGGCGATAACATAAGGATAGTCATACACACAGCATCTCCCTTCTGTCTCGATATTTCCGACTACGAACGGGATTTGCTAATTCCTGCGCTGAATGGAGTCAAAGGAATCCTTGACtctattaaaaaatatgctGCTAATACTGTAGAACGTGTCGTCTTGACCTCTTCGTTTGCAGCCGTGTTcgaaatagaaaaagaaagcgaCAAGTCCGTAACATTCAACGAAGAGTCTTGGAATCCAGCAACGTGGGAGAATTGCCAAATCGATGCCATCAATGCTTATTGTGCCTCCAAGAAGTTTGCCGAAAAAGCTGCTTgggattttttgaaagagaataGAGACTCTGTGAAGTTCCAACTAACTGCCATTAACCCGGTGTATGTCTTTGGTCCGCAAATGTTCGAGGAAGACGTCAAGAAACACTTAAATACATCCTGTGAGTTCGTCAATAATTTGATGCATTTATCGCCGGAGGAAAAAATACCGGAAATGTTTGGTGGCTATATCGACGTTCGTGATGTTGCAAAGGCTCATTTGGTGGCATTCCAAAAGAATGAAACGATTGGTCAAAGACTGATCATATCAGAAGCCAGGTTTACTATGCAGGACATTCTAGATGTACTAAATAAGGATTTCCCCGTCCTAAAAGGCAAGATTCCAGTCGGCAAACCAGGTACTGGCGCCACTCATAACGCTCTTGGTGCCACTCTCGATAATacgaaaagcaaaaaattgttAGGATTCAAGTTCAGGAACTTGAAAGAGACTATTGACGATACCGCATCACAAATTTTAAAATTTGAGGGCAGATTATAA
- the DCP1 gene encoding Dcp1p (similar to Saccharomyces cerevisiae DCP1 (YOL149W); ancestral locus Anc_3.1), producing the protein MTETTATAAENSATQLEFYRKALNFNVIGRYDPKIKQLLFHTPHASLYKWDFKKDEWNKLEYQGVLAIYLRDVSQNTNLLSVSSQEMDMFDSQNGSNNIQTSISNNNNSSTSSGNGNGNKNNDSLADNCGKTLSGKDIYNYGLIILNRINPDIFSMGIVPNSVVNKRKVFDAQEDAKNPLECMGVEVKDELVIIKNLKHEVYGIWIHTVNDRQNIYELIKYLLENEPKDSFA; encoded by the coding sequence ATGACTGAGACAACAGCTACGGCAGCAGAGAACTCTGCCACACAATTGGAATTTTACCGGAAGGCTTTGAACTTCAACGTCATTGGGAGGTACGatccaaaaataaagcaACTACTTTTCCATACCCCACATGCCTCATTGTACAAATGGGACTTCAAGAAGGATGAATGGAATAAACTAGAATATCAAGGTGTTTTGGCCATATATTTAAGAGACGTTTCACAAAATACGAATCTTCTCTCCGTTTCATCCCAAGAGATGGACATGTTTGATTCACAAAATGGTAGTAATAACATTCAAACAAGCATcagtaacaataataatagcagCACCAGCAGTGGAAATGGAAATGGTAATAAAAACAACGATTCGTTAGCCGATAACTGTGGGAAGACTTTGAGCGGAAAGGACATATACAACTACGGATTAATCATATTGAACAGAATCAACCccgatattttttcaatgggTATAGTCCCTAATAGTGTTGTCAATAAGAGGAAAGTGTTCGATGCCCAAGAAGATGCAAAGAACCCACTGGAGTGCATGGGGGTAGAAGTGAAGGATGAACTGGTTATTATCAAGAACTTGAAGCATGAGGTCTATGGTATATGGATTCATACAGTTAACGATAGACAAAACATCTATGAACTAATCAAATACCTTTTAGAAAATGAGCCAAAGGATTCTTTTGCCTGA
- the SPT20 gene encoding Spt20p (similar to Saccharomyces cerevisiae SPT20 (YOL148C); ancestral locus Anc_3.2), translated as MSANSPTGNDPHVFGIPVNATPSSMGSPGSPVNVPPPMNAAAAATVNHSVMRANGNNNVGEGTRTLTREQIQQLQQRQRLLLQQRLLEQQRKQQALQNYEAQFYQMLMTLNKRPKRLYNFVEDADSILKKYEQYLHSFEFHIYENNYKICAPANSRLQQQQKQPELTSDGLILTKNNETLKEFLEYVARGRIPDAIMEVLRDCNIQFYEGNLILQVYDHTNTVDVTPKENKPNTNTSTSSPSNNSNAQDNSKIQQPSEPNSGVTNTTANMINKKTSFKRPRVYRTLLKPNDLTTYYDMMSYADNARFSDSIYQQFESEILTLTKRNLSLSVPLNPYEHRDMLEERAFIEPHLDEGKKCFVHKHRVESTREGTKGVVGHIDEHEEFPQHSSNYEQLMLIMNERTTTITNSTFAVSLTKNAMEIATSNSNGVRGISSSTSNSASNTRNNSLANGNQVALAAAAAAAAVGSSMGNDNNQFSRLKFIEQWRINKEKRKQQALSANINPTPFNARISMTAPLTPQQQLLQRQQQALEQQQNGGANKRSNNNVTGSNSNTNNNNNGNNSDKPKAKRPRKNAKKSESGTPAPKKKRVTKKKQSATGTPSSTTIS; from the coding sequence ATGAGTGCCAATAGCCCGACAGGAAACGACCCTCATGTATTCGGTATTCCTGTAAATGCAACTCCATCCAGTATGGGTTCACCCGGTAGCCCGGTTAATGTACCACCTCCTATGAATGCCGCTGCCGCAGCAACTGTAAACCATTCCGTTATGAGAGCTAATGGTAACAATAACGTCGGTGAAGGGACAAGAACTTTAACCAGGGAACAAATACAGCAATTGCAACAAAGACAAAGACTATTACTACAACAAAGGCTACTCGAACAACAGAGAAAACAGCAAGCATTACAAAACTATGAGGCTCAGTTCTACCAAATGCTCATGACTTTGAACAAAAGGCCGAAAAGGCTCTATAATTTTGTGGAAGATGCAGATTCAatcctgaaaaaatatgaacaATATCTACACAGTTTCGAATTTCACATTTATGAAAATAACTATAAAATTTGTGCTCCTGCAAATAGCAGGTtacaacagcagcaaaaaCAACCCGAATTGACGAGTGATGGTCTAATTTTAACCAAGAATaatgaaactttgaaagaatttctaGAGTACGTCGCCAGAGGTAGAATCCCTGATGCTATTATGGAAGTTTTGAGGGATTGTAATATTCAATTCTATGAGGGAAATCTTATTTTGCAAGTTTACGACCATACGAATACAGTGGATGTCACCCCTAAGGAAAACAAGCCCAATACTAATACATCTACCTCCTCACCTTCCAATAACAGTAACGCACAGGATAACTCCAAGATTCAACAACCTTCTGAACCTAATAGTGGTGTAACAAATACAACCGCCAATATGATTAACAAGAAAACCTCTTTCAAACGACCTAGGGTATACCGGACATTATTGAAACCTAATGATTTAACTACCTATTATGACATGATGTCCTATGCAGATAATGCCCGGTTTTCCGATAGTATTTATCAACAGTTTGAATCTGAAATATTGACGCTAACCAAGAGAAATTTATCACTAAGTGTGCCGCTAAATCCGTATGAGCACCGAGATATGTTGGAAGAAAGGGCCTTCATTGAGCCTCATTTAGACGAGGGAAAAAAGTGTTTTGTTCACAAACACCGTGTTGAGTCCACGAGAGAAGGTACAAAGGGTGTTGTGGGGCACATTGATGAACATGAAGAATTTCCACAACATAGCTCGAATTACGAGCAATTAATGCTGATCATGAACGAACGTACAACGACAATAACAAACTCCACGTTTGCCGTGTCATTGACCAAAAATGCAATGGAGATTGCAACCTCTAATTCTAATGGAGTACGTGGCATTTCGTCCTCAACTTCCAATTCTGCTTCGAATACAAGGAATAACAGTCTGGCTAACGGTAATCAAGTGGCACTGGCGGCGGcagctgctgctgctgcaGTGGGGTCCTCTATGGGCAATGACAATAATCAATTTAGCAGACTGAAATTTATTGAACAATGgagaataaataaagagaaaagaaagcagcAAGCATTAAGCGCGAACATCAATCCAACACCTTTCAATGCCAGAATATCAATGACGGCACCATTGACTCCCCAACAGCAGCTATTACAAAGACAACAACAAGCGTTGGAACAGCAGCAAAATGGTGGAGCCAATAAAAGAAGTAACAACAATGTTACCGGCAGTAATAGtaatactaataataataataatggtaaTAATTCAGATAAACCGAAGGCCAAACGACCCAGGAAAAATGCAAAGAAGAGTGAGAGCGGTACACCAGCGcctaaaaagaaaagggtgaccaaaaagaaacaaagcGCAACTGGCACGCCCTCCTCCACCACAATTTCATAA
- the PEX11 gene encoding Pex11p (similar to Saccharomyces cerevisiae PEX11 (YOL147C); ancestral locus Anc_3.3), whose amino-acid sequence MVCDTVVYHPSVTRFVKFLDGSAGREKILRLLQYLARFLAVQNSSVLARQLQAQFTTVRKFLRFLKPLNHLQAAAKFYDNKLASDNVIRVCNILKNIFFAAYLSLDQVNLLRILKVIPVTILTGKKVPRWSNWCWLFGLLSGLAMDLRKIQTSHAQIAAFVNAKPQGQGEEKEDHKKVLGKAYQDRYAALRRLFWDAADSFIVLNNLGYLSSNEEYVALSGVVTSIFGMQDMWKAT is encoded by the coding sequence ATGGTTTGCGATACAGTGGTATATCATCCCTCAGTGACGAGATTTGTCAAATTTCTGGATGGTTCGGCTGGTAGAGAAAAGATTCTAAGATTGTTACAATACTTAGCCAGATTTTTGGCAGTGCAGAACTCTTCTGTATTGGCCAGACAATTACAGGCTCAATTCACCACAGTGAGAAAGTTCCTGAGGTTCTTGAAACCTTTGAACCATCTACAAGCCGCCGCTAAGTTTTACGATAACAAATTGGCCAGCGACAACGTTATCAGAGTATGCAACAtcctgaaaaatattttctttgctgCGTATCTGTCATTAGATCAAGTCAATCTTTTGAGAATTTTAAAGGTGATTCCCGTCACCATCCTTACCGGTAAGAAAGTGCCACGTTGGTCCAACTGGTGTTGGTTGTTCGGTCTTTTGAGTGGTCTAGCTATGGACCTCCGCAAGATTCAAACATCCCATGCACAAATTGCTGCCTTTGTAAACGCAAAGCCACAAGGTCAAggggaagaaaaggaagatcACAAGAAAGTATTGGGGAAGGCTTACCAGGACAGATATGCCGCTTTAAGAAGATTATTCTGGGACGCAGCAGACTCGTTCATCGTTCTCAACAACCTGGGATATCTGTCCAGCAACGAGGAGTACGTTGCATTATCCGGTGTTGTGACTTCTATTTTTGGTATGCAAGACATGTGGAAAGCTACTTAG
- the PSF3 gene encoding DNA replication protein PSF3 (similar to Saccharomyces cerevisiae PSF3 (YOL146W); ancestral locus Anc_3.4) produces MGYYDIDDVLADGTDFPCKFQYDIPGLGYLENNPGRPITKNTKLNLPLWLARILAIVGGDEALVDEDPVPFVELLPPDMFSNKVMNAIKTDPVALDLHSINSHFFSLAIKWITLFSEKELANVVSELLLQRAQELNHHASSLAVDINADSAGKSTANTNIATSTFLLKLDEMEKDIYKKSHESYKDTKRWVFQK; encoded by the coding sequence ATGGGGTACTATGATATCGATGATGTGCTGGCAGATGGGACAGACTTCCCTTGCAAGTTTCAGTATGACATTCCGGGCCTCGGATATCTGGAGAACAACCCAGGACGGCCCATAACCAAAAACACTAAACTAAATCTACCGCTGTGGTTAGCAAGGATCTTGGCGATTGTAGGTGGTGACGAAGCCCTGGTGGACGAAGACCCCGTACCCTTTGTGGAGCTTTTGCCTCCCGACATGTTTTCTAACAAAGTTATGAACGCCATAAAGACGGACCCGGTTGCTCTGGACTTGCATTCTATAAATTCGCATTTCTTCAGCTTGGCCATAAAATGGATAACACTGTTTAGTGAGAAGGAGCTGGCCAATGTGGTTAGTGAATTACTTTTACAACGGGCGCAGGAACTCAATCACCATGCAAGTAGTTTGGCGGTCGATATCAATGCAGATTCAGCTGGAAAGAGTACGGCGAACACTAATATTGCAACGAGTACGTTCTTATTGAAACTGGACGAGATGGAAAAggatatatataagaagtCACACGAATCATATAAGGACACAAAGAGGTGGGTGTTTCAGAAATAA
- the CTR9 gene encoding Ctr9p (similar to Saccharomyces cerevisiae CTR9 (YOL145C); ancestral locus Anc_3.5): MENTIKVEGYPSMEWPTSLDIPLKASEELVGIDLETDLPDDPTDLKTLLVEESSEKEHWLTIALAYCNHGKTNEGIKLIEMALNVFQNSERASLHTFLTWAHLNLAKGHSLSMETKEQELTQAELNLKDAIGFDPTWIGNMLATVELYYQRGHYDKALETSDLFVKSIHAEDHRSGRQSKPNCLFLLLRAKLLYQKKNYMASLKIFQELLVINPVLQPDPRIGIGLCFWQLKDPKMAIKSWQRALQINSKNTSASILVLLGEFHDSLIDSSNDDTFKEAFGKALIDLNTVFSENQNHPVLLTLLQTYYYFKGDYQTVLNIYHHKIIKMSPLIAKTVLSESSFWCGRAHYALGDYRKSFIMFQESLKKNEDNLLAKLGLGQTQIKNNLLEESIITFENLYKTNESLQELNYILGMLYAGKALDGKMIKNLPAKELSNLNEKALKYLERYLKLALAMKNQLIISRAYLVISQLYESQNQYKTSLDYLSKALEEMEFINQNEIPLDILNNLACYHFINGDLTKADDFFKQAKAKVSGTDESVNVTLEYNIARTNEKNDPEKSECIYSQITSSHPAYIAARIRNLYLKFAQSKIEDSAMSVQMDDLLEVNKSDLEIRSFYGWYLKNSKERKNNEKSTTHNKETLVKYSSHDAYALISLANLYVTIARDGKKSRNPKEQEKSKHSYLKAIQLYQKVLQVDPYNIFAAQGVAIIFAESKRLGPALEILRKVRDSLDNEDVQLNLAHCYLEMREFGKAIENYELALKKFDNETMRPHILNLLGRAWYARGMKERSVSFFQKALENAKTALELFVKQSTKNKFIHSVKFNIALLQFQIAETLRRSNPKFRTVQQIKDSLEGLEEGLSLFKDLNDLKDFNMIPKEELEQRIQLGETTMKSALERSLNEQEEYEKEQSAKIDEARKTLEENEVKEQERIKQEEETKRLKLEKQAEEYKRLQDEAQKLIQEREAMAISDHNVKDDSDLSDNDNEYDEEKSKQKRKRSTKAKNDGGPKRRKTTKKVVSDSDEDEDDVVKKPSHNKGKKSQLSNEFIEDSDEDEAQMSGSESNKNGGNEEDNNNNDHDDDGDGELF; the protein is encoded by the coding sequence ATGGAGAACACAATTAAGGTCGAAGGGTATCCGTCAATGGAATGGCCCACTTCCTTAGATATCCCATTAAAGGCCTCGGAAGAATTGGTCGGTATCGACCTAGAAACTGACTTACCGGATGATCCCACAGATTTGAAGACTCTATTAGTCGAGGAAAGCTCTGAAAAGGAACATTGGCTAACCATTGCTCTTGCTTACTGCAATCACGGGAAAACCAACGAAGGTATAAAACTGATTGAAATGGCTTTAaatgttttccaaaacTCTGAAAGGGCTTCACTACACACTTTTTTGACCTGGGCACATTTAAATCTGGCAAAGGGACACTCGCTTAGTATGGAAACCAAAGAGCAGGAACTTACACAAGCTGAATTGAATTTAAAGGATGCTATTGGATTTGACCCCACATGGATCGGAAACATGTTGGCTACAGTCGAGTTGTATTACCAGCGTGGGCATTACGACAAAGCTCTGGAAACCTCTGACCTTTTTGTCAAGAGTATTCATGCCGAAGATCATAGGTCGGGAAGGCAATCTAAACCcaattgtttgtttttactTCTAAGAGCGAAATTATTAtaccaaaagaagaactatATGGCcagtttgaaaatctttcaagaattACTAGTTATCAACCCTGTTTTGCAACCAGATCCCCGTATCGGTATCGGTTTATGCTTTTGGCAGTTAAAGGATCCTAAAATGGCTATCAAATCGTGGCAGAGGGCTCTCCaaataaattcaaagaacACAAGCGCCTCAATACTAGTATTGCTAGGTGAATTTCATGACTCTTTGATTGACTCTTCTAATGATGACACTTTTAAGGAAGCTTTTGGAAAGGCATTGATTGACTTAAACACTGTTTTCTCTGAAAACCAAAATCATCCTGTTTTATTGACATTGTTACAAACTTACTACTATTTTAAAGGCGATTATCAGActgttttgaatatttacCATCACAAAATTATTAAAATGAGTCCCTTAATAGCCAAGACTGTCCTATCGGAATCTTCCTTCTGGTGTGGTAGGGCACATTATGCATTAGGCGATTATCGTAAATCTTTCATTAtgtttcaagaaagtttaaagaaaaatgaggATAATTTATTGGCGAAACTAGGGCTGGGTCAAactcaaataaaaaataacttACTAGAGGAGAGTATCATTACTTTTGAGAATCTTTACAAGACAAACGAAAGTTTACAAGAACTAAATTATATCCTGGGCATGCTTTATGCGGGCAAGGCCTTAGATGGCAAGATGATCAAAAACCTTCCCGCGAAGGAATTGAGTAACCTAAATGAAAAGGCTTTGAAGTATTTAGAGAGGTACCTCAAATTGGCGCTTGCCATGAAGAATCAACTAATCATATCCAGAGCTTATCTTGTGATTTCTCAACTTTACGAATCTCAAAATCAGTATAAAACCTCATTGGATTATCTTTCCAAAGCCCTGGAAGAAATGGAGTTCATCaatcaaaatgaaattcCCTTGGATATACTAAACAATTTGGCTTGTTACCATTTCATTAACGGTGATTTGACCAAGGCTGATGACTTCTTCAAGCAAGCCAAGGCAAAAGTTAGCGGAACGGATGAAAGTGTCAATGTTACACTTGAATACAATATTGCCAGAactaatgaaaaaaatgatccGGAAAAATCTGAATGTATATATTCCCAAATCACATCTTCACATCCAGCGTATATTGCGGCAAGAATAAGAAATCTATACCTAAAGTTTGCTCAATCAAAGATTGAAGACTCAGCTATGAGTGTACAAATGGATGACCTGTTAGAAGTGAACAAGTCAGATCTAGAGATCCGTTCATTTTATGGTTggtatttgaagaatagtaaagaaaggaaaaacaacGAGAAGAGCACAACGCATAACAAGGAAACTTTGGTGAAATATAGCTCCCATGATGCTTACGCACTGATTTCCCTCGCTAATCTATACGTGACTATTGCAAGGGATGGAAAAAAGTCCAGAAATCCTaaggaacaagaaaaatcaaagcatTCTTATTTGAAAGCTATCCAGCTATACCAAAAGGTTTTACAAGTTGATCCGTACAATATTTTCGCTGCTCAAGGTGTTGCAATCATTTTCGCAGAAAGTAAAAGATTGGGACCCGCTCTGGAAATTTTGAGGAAGGTAAGAGACTCTTTGGACAATGaagatgttcaattaaaCCTTGCCCATTGTTATTTGGAAATGCGCGAATTTGGAAAAGCCATTGAAAATTATGAATTGgctttgaagaagttcGACAATGAAACTATGAGACCGCATATTCTGAATTTATTGGGTAGAGCTTGGTACGCACGCGGTATGAAGGAAAGATCAGtgagtttttttcaaaaggcTTTAGAAAATGCTAAAACTGCCTTGGAACTTTTTGTTAAGCAATCTACTAAAAACAAGTTCATCCACAGTGTGAAATTCAATATAGCTTTGTTGCAATTCCAAATTGCAGAAACATTAAGAAGATCGAATCCTAAGTTCAGAACCGTTCAACAAATCAAGGATTCGTTGGAGGGCCTGGAAGAAGGTCTATCACTATTCAAAGACTTGAATGActtgaaagatttcaaCATGATCCCCAAAGAAGAGTTAGAACAACGTATCCAATTGGGTGAAACCACCATGAAAAGTGCACTAGAACGTTCCTTGAATGagcaagaagaatatgagAAAGAACAAAGCGCGAAAATCGATGAAGCACGTAAAACtctggaagaaaacgaaGTAAAGGAACAGGAAAGGATAAAACAAGAGGAGGAAACCAAGCGtttgaaattagaaaaacAAGCGGAAGAGTATAAGAGACTTCAAGATGAGGCACAAAAATTGATCCAGGAGCGTGAAGCCATGGCCATAAGCGACCATAATGTGAAGGACGATTCAGATCTCTCTGACAATGATAATGAGTatgacgaagaaaaatcaaaacagaaaagaaagagatcCACCAAGGCGAAAAATGATGGTGGACCCAAGAGAAGGAAAACTACTAAAAAGGTTGTCTCTGATAGcgacgaagatgaagacgatgtGGTGAAAAAACCTTCGCACAATAAGGGCAAAAAATCCCAACTATCAAATGAATTTATCGAAGATAgcgatgaagacgaagcACAGATGAGTGGTTCCGAAAGCAATAAAAACGGTGGCAACGAGGAggacaataataataacgatcatgatgatgatggcgACGGCGAATTGTTCTGA